One window of the Etheostoma spectabile isolate EspeVRDwgs_2016 chromosome 16, UIUC_Espe_1.0, whole genome shotgun sequence genome contains the following:
- the amacr gene encoding alpha-methylacyl-CoA racemase, producing the protein MALAGVRVIELAGLAPAPFCGMILADFGAKVIRVDRNKVGMSLDTQARGKRSVAINLKMAEGVALLRKLCVQSDVVLEPYRKGVMEKLGLGPQEMLKENPRLIYARLTGYGQSGSYATAAGHDINYLAISGLLSRLGRSGEKPYAPLNLMADFAGGGLTCALGIVLALLERTTSGKGQIIDASMVEGAAYVGSFAWKSRRIGMWDSPRGQNMLDSGAPFYDTYETADGKYMAVGAIEPQFYRQLLTGLELDAGELPPQMSSTDWPELRRIFSKRFASKTQADWSRIFDGTDACVTPVLSFDEVSSHPHNQERASFIKDSNGEESPRPAPVLSRTPAVPCLASDPVIGEHTVEVLNEYGFTSADIDQMLTAGVVECNAVKSKL; encoded by the exons ATGGCACTGGCTGGAGTGCGAGTTATTGAGCTGGCAGGCCTGGCTCCAGCACCGTTCTGTGGCATGATCCTGGCAGACTTTGGAGCCAAGGTGATTCGCGTGGACCGGAATAAAGTCGGCATGTCTTTGGACACACAAGCACGGGGCAAACGGTCTGTGGCCATCAATCTGAAGATGGCAGAGGGTGTAGCCCTGCTCAGGAAGCTCTGTGTCCAGTCTGATGTGGTCCTGGAGCCCTACCGTAAAG GTGTGATGGAGAAGCTGGGCCTCGGGCCACAGGAGATGTTAAAGGAAAACCCTCGTTTGATCTACGCTCGGTTGACAGGGTACGGCCAGAGTGGATCTTACGCCACCGCAGCTGGGCATGACATCAACTACCTCGCCATTTCAG GCCTTTTATCCCGGCTGGGTCGGAGTGGGGAGAAGCCCTACGCTCCGTTGAATCTGATGGCAGACTTTGCAGGTGGGGGTCTTACCTGTGCTCTGGGGATAGTCCTAGCTCTGCTGGAAAGAACAACTTCTGGGAAAGGACAGATCATTGATGCCAGCATG GTAGAAGGAGCCGCATATGTAGGTTCTTTTGCATGGAAATCTCGTCGCATCGGTATGTGGGACAGTCCAAGAGGACAAAACATGTTGGACAGTGGAGCTCCTTTCTACGATACCTACGAGACTGCAGATGGAAAGTACATGGCGGTGGGAGCCATTGAACCGCAGTTCTACAGACAGCTACTCACAG GCTTGGAGTTGGATGCTGGAGAGTTGCCTCCTCAGATGAGCTCGACTGATTGGCCAGAGCTGAGACGGATCTTCTCAAAGCGTTTTGCTTCAAAAACGCAGGCGGATTGGTCAAGGATTTTTGATGGGACTGATGCCTGTGTTACACCTGTGTTGTCCTTTGACGAGGTGAGCTCACACCCACATAACCAGGAAAGAGCTTCATTCATAAAGGACTCCAACGGGGAAGAAAGCCCCCGGCCGGCCCCAGTTCTCTCTCGGACTCCAGCGGTGCCTTGCCTTGCTTCAGACCCTGTTATTGGTGAACACACAGTTGAGGTCCTAAATGAGTATGGGTTTACGTCAGCAGACATAGACCAAATGCTTACAGCGGGGGTTGTAGAGTGTAATGCTGTCAAATCAAAGTTGTAG